A stretch of DNA from Syngnathus acus chromosome 1, fSynAcu1.2, whole genome shotgun sequence:
GCTGACAGTTGTCTCCGGGTTACTGCACATCGCTTATTGCCGCTGCTGTGGAGAAACCTCAAAGACGTACTTACATTaaatccaaattaaacaatgtatttttgtgcatGTATGTGCACTGACAAATGCGTTTGGACATTTATTAAAACCTTGCCAGGAATGCACcagcaatgaaaacaaaccccTTGAGTGAAGTTATAGGGTGCTTTGGTAAAACCACTCGCAGCCCAGTCAACTAAAatagtcaataaaaaaaaaagttggctggattttgtctatttttgtttttctgtcagtCCTTCAGGCTTACTTAGAGAGCCACCAGCAGCTACAGTAGAACAAAGCAAGCGGTCGGTGGCGGGGCTCACAGCCAGCTGACGGTGAAGTTCTGATTGAGGTTAAGGTCAAGATCTGCGACTGTTAAAACCTGCCAGGATGCGGAGACAGTGAAGCAAAGATCAACAAGTGCTACTACAGCTAGACtgcctaaaaaaacaaaaactgcagTCTCAGGCAAGAGTGGAAGAGAATTGCAAACTTGTGTATGAATAAAAGCATCCCCTCCACCTCACCTGGTTGCTCCTGTATGCAAAGGCAGCATCTTTGGAGTTGACCAGCACCTTGCTGGGCTTCTTCTTCACGCCGTAGAAAGACACCGACTGCACCGTGATGTGCGAAGCCTCCAAGTGGGTGCGGAGCACCTGCGAGCTCATCGTTTGCTACGGAACCAAGGGAGGAATCGGAAAGTCAGTTGCCATTTTTATTCGGTACACTTTTGTAGTCtaccaaaataaatttgcTCTTAGACAATGCCCCACCCCTCACTTCACCAAAGCTCCTTTACACCAGGAAGTAGGcctttatttttagaacagcttttttgttttgtctggtGGGTGTGTACAAAGTTGTGACAATTGACCCGGTTCTGCAAGTTTCTGCCGCAACGGCACAAGCACGTGTGCGTACGGTACCTGAGCCACGCTGAAGACGATGTAGGCGTACTGGTTGTTCTCAAAGGTGTCGAGGCTCTCTCCGTCGTCCCAGAACAAATCGCCACAGGCGGTGCCGTTCTCCGATAACGCGGCGACTAGATGAAGAGGCTGCCTGCTGCTCACCCACAAAGTCAAGTTGGGAGTCTGTCAATTGCAATCGCATCCACTCAAAAATAAGGAATCTACCATTGGCATATTAGGGTACATTTAAATCCAGATTGAGGTTTCACTCACTgattggaacaaaaagacCATGGTGATTACCTGCGTCGGAATAATAGATCCTTCCCTCAAATGCAGGTTGATCTTATCGAGGGGAGCAGAGAGTCGCACTTCTTCACCTGAGGTGTTTATCGAGTCGCCCTGAACGGGAGGCGCGCCGGCGGACGTGTAAGAACTCCGCGGCAAAGAGGCAAGAGCTCAGTGGTCGTCGCTTACCGTGTAGTAGTCATACCACAGACTCTTTGGGAAGTAACCCTCCACAAACGTGACTCCAGCATCTAACACTGGAGTCACCAGTAGACTCCTCCCCCAGAGGAACTGCTTATCAATACTGTACGTTTTCGTGTCCTTTGGGAATCTATTGAgagcatgggggggggggggggggggggggggataaaagaaaatatctgaaaaataatcatttcaatttgaaagtGACCTTTCACAAATCTGATAGCAGGAAAGAGCAGTGGCACATGAATCTAAGTGAAGGGTTGattttccaaatatttacaataaagATATCTTAGCTGCTGTGTTGGCACAGCGTAAAAAAGATGAGGCAATACAGGTCCGTTTCAAATCTCTTTGCCTACGTTTTCCCCTCCTTTTACTTACTCAAACATGAGCGGCCGAGCAACGGTGTGTCCCTTTGCGTGCGCGTGATGAAAGAGCGTGTAGAGGAGCGGGAAGAGAGAATAGCGTAGCAGCAGAGCTTGCTGCATGGCGACCCTGGCGAACGGGCTGAACGCCGTCGGGTCTTGTGGCTGGAAGcggaaaaagaaatgacaactcAATTCAGTCCAAGAGAAACAATCGTCAACCAATTAGCAGTGACGTAGCACGGCCCCGTGGTTAGCGACGATGCTTTGTGTTTTCGGGGCGCCGACCTTCATGTCGATGGCGTTGTGGTTGCGAGCAAACGGATAGAACGCGCCCAATTGTGTCCAGCGGATGCACAGCTCCTCCTGCGGCTGCTCGCTGAAGCCGCAGATGTCTGCTCCCACCAGCGGAATGCCCAGGAGGTTAAAAGTCAAGACACCTGAAAGGACATGAAACAGACAGAAGCTAAAATGGCATTTCCTGGAACCGCCACTCTAAATGTCAGTTCAAGAAGGACCATGAAGTATGGCTTTGTGGGTTTATTGCTGACCCGCTATGGAGGAATAAAGGTCCGGCCATTGACTCCTGTTGTCTCCCAGCCAATGGCCAGTGTACATGCCCTGACTGGGGAAGGTGGAGCGAGAGATCACAAAAGGTCTCTTGGCCAAGATCCTCCTCAGAGCGCTGGGAACGTGACAAGACGACCGATCAGAAAGCAGGACAAGACAAAGTGGGTTTGACTGGTTTCCTCAAACTGTACCGACTTTGCAGATGCTTTGCCTTCCATGAGTCCATACAGGCTATGAAGGTTGTAGTGTGTCGATTGGTTCTGTAATGCGGATGCGCACACTGTTTTGGCCTTCAGAACACCTCCGAGCACACCTAAAAGGTGAATCGGATGTCATGTGACTTGGAACGACATTACTTTGGGGTGATTCAACTTCTCCCACCTGGTGTGTACGGAGGATTATCCAGCTTGTTTGATGGGCAGCTGTTAGTGGATCCATCTACGAAATTTGATGGTTCGTTCATGTCCTAAACAAAATGACAGAGGCGGTTGGGTTAAACGACATGAGGAGCATTTGtacacacccaaaaaaaaaaaaaaaaaatgttgcaagtTCATCCCTATATGGTTGGCAAAATTATCTGgaaatcagaatcagctttattgaccaAGTTTGTGATACTTACAATCCATAATCCATCAAATGGCACCTGGTCATGGAACCTCTTGAGATTCTCGTACCACCATTCGTGGGTGACATCGTTGGAGAAATCGGGAAATACCGTCAGGCCCGGCCACACCTGGAAAAAGAGACCcggtttttcttttctttgcgcCCCGTATTTGAAAGCATCCTCACCTTCCCAATGAGTGTTTTTCCTTCCGCGTCTTTGATGAAAACTCCTTTCTTGAGTCCTTCGTCGTACGGCCAGTAGGATCCTTCAGGCTGGACGCTGCTGATACCGACATCCTGAAGGCAAAGACCATCAGACTCCACCACAAAACAATACGCGAGTACTCGAGGTCTGTCGCGCTTACAATGATGGGCACGTAGCGCTGGTTGTGATGGTGCAGGTCCTTCACCATATCGGGGAGCGTTGAAAAGTTAGTCGGGTCAATAGTGAAGTCCAGAATCCGGTCCATGTGGTCGATATCATTCCATTGGACATCCTTGaaaccaaagacaggaagaatgttttttttttttaacgtcttCATGGTTTACGACAGACTATGCTAATTCCACACTACCTGAGGTATCCCATAGCTCCTCATGCGCTTGACCATCTCCCAGGTGGAGTTGCTGGAGTCATAGCCCCAGCGACACAGGTGGTAACCCAAAGCCCAGTAGATGGGCATCGCCGGACGACCTAAGGACCCCGATCATTGATTGAAATGAAACTCATGTGAGGTACgcataatgaaaaataaatagcagTATATTTACGCCTGAAAAAGGACCAGGCACCAAAATGTATGACTCTGTGtcattttgaagaaaagaaaaaaaaaaaagataaaaaagacCAACACTCAGGGCACCTCTGCCACCTAACTGTTGCAgatgtgcaatcacattttattctagcgtcattttaaaaaaagaaatagaccTCACTATTTGAGATGATTACACGACCCAAAGTTACCTATTACGTCCAGATACTGTTCAACTACTGATCCGGGATCGGGACCAAGGAAGACGTAAAAGTCGAGGATCCCACCGATTGTGCGCCAGGTGAGGGCCGGGGCAGGCTGCAGGACAACATCTGaagaaatagaaaatggaagtcaacggaaaacaaaaagtggcCTCTGCTCTAATGCCTGCGGTGTCTCAATTAATCGATTGGTGGCTGCAAATATGAAACCAATTACATTCAGAGTAAGTCTAGTTCCGTGCCTAACAGCAAGTTTTGAAACACGCTGACCCATTGCATTGCTGTTCAGAAGGAAGAACCCATGTGCATTGCTCTCCTTCTCCATTCCAAGATAAAAGGGATGAACTCCATACAGGTTTGTTTttacctggaaaaaaaagggacattATAGAGCGTCATCTACATCGGAAGCCCTCGGTGAAGCAGGGAATGAGGAAGTCCCATCACCATAGGAGGAACATCCCTGGCCCACATGGTGAGCGTGTTCCACTGGACGTCATGCAGGAAGCTCGAGCGGTGCTCCCCCAAGCCGTAGATGTGTTCGCTGGGCAGGGAGGTGGAGAACTGCAGGAACTGATCGGCGTAAAGGAGAGGAGCCACGGTGGTGTTCAggctgaaagaaaacaaataggaTCCACCCATGGAGAGATTATAAACTGGATGGATGCCGAAGTGTGATACCGGACTGTAATTTTGTATAACTTACAGGACAGCTCCTGTAGAGATCCTCCTCACGACGAGACCGAACGGCTTCTTGGAGAGCTCCACGCTGTAGTCGGGAGTTTCTGCCTTCTTGGCGACAGCGGGAACGGCAATGGGAACTTCGTAGCGTGGACTCGAAGGGTCTGTGATCTAGTCGGAGGAAAGGGGGGCAGCCTTAAAATGAGCTCCACATTAAGGATGGGCAAGGCATCAATTGAGTAAAAATAATAGCCTGGCAAAAGTGCTTCACTCACCCTGACCCGGAGCCTCGTCTCCGTCTCGTAGCGGACATCCAATTCCAGAGTCATAACGTCTGCCGGGTAGTAAGTCTTCACGTCTTTGACAAGCGTAACTCTCATCCCCAAGCTTGTGTTCTTCATGGACTCGATGGAGTAGGAGGGGAACTCCGGGGAATAGAAACACCAAGGAACACCTTTGCTTCCCGAGGGCTGAGCTTTAGAAGAAGCGGGGATGAAGCAACAGTTCCTCACTTCACACATCTCTCTGGTCACCACCACTTCTCTCTCCGGGTAACAGTCAAACCGCCACGCTTCCGGGATGAGCCCGCAAGTTTCCCGGGCCTCGGTGGCGTTGGCTTTGGCCGGCGGCGGGTGTCCGTGAGGCAGCAGGCTCGAGGGGCGGTGAAGCCAGAACATGGTGCCCAACAGCCAGCCGCCGcagaggagaagaagcagGCAGCCGATCACCAGGAGCCCCGTGGTGGTCGAGCACGGCATACGACGGGGGAGCAGAGAGGCGAATTCCGTGCGTGACGCCTTCGGAGGCAGAGAACATCATTGTTACTGAATAAATCTTTTTATATTCCAATGAAAACATCTCATGACGCATGGAGGTGTGTGTTATTTGACCGTTTGGGGGgggaataaacaaaacaagcttAGTAAAATGGAGCAATATGAGTTGTTTTATTCAAAATAAGACACCTGGGAATTGTTTAAAATGGGGGAGGGGGTaaagtttaaaaaagtaaagctTTCTCAATGggaaatttcaatttttttttcttatcaaggggaaaatacatttgactttttaacaGACTTAATAATAACTTATTGACTCACTGGATTTTCGTCCTCTTCGACAAGGTGATTGACTTCAGATAGTTGGACATCTTCAGGTTTGAGGAGCTGATACGACACCATGACGCTCCCGCGTGTGGCTCTGAGATAACCAGCAGGTCAAAGTGCAATAAGAATGgcatttctctttttgcagGTAGTTAGAAAGGtttttacaataaatacaaaattgacTATATCAATCAtatcccacaaaaaaaagaatgtgtaCGTAAGGACTACAAGGAAATAAAACTTTAATCAATTTCCTCCACCATTACTTGAATAATAATCCATGATAAAGGGAAACATTACATaccaacataaacacaaagacacacaatcAAATGCAACATAAGACATTCGATCTTGAAACTTTATTTACAAAGTTTcttctttgcaatattatatTAATGTTCTCATTTCATAGTATCTGCAGTCAGAATTATCTCAATAACTtgtcctcacgagggtcgtgCTGGATCAAATGTTTCATACTAAACAGCTCGTATGAAATGACCGTTCCGGCCATCTTTGCTTGCTCTTACCTTCGCATATTCCACATTGACTATCACGTAAAGACGACTTTAGACGTTTCCAAAAAGTCCAACTAAAGTGGTTCCGTCGTAGAATTGTAACTCGACgtaattgtaaataataattacGATTTCAGCGGATAgtcgctagctagctaactcgATTAGCAACAGCGGCAGCGGTTAGCGTGATGAAGTACTAAACTAAATGAAAGTTGTCTTAACCTGCTCTTACCTGAAGGATAATGAGCATCCAAGTTAAGGCATGggcatgaagaaaaacatgttttacaCTGACTTGGCAATGGCAGACAGGGTCCAAGGTGTGTTCGAGCAACGCTGACGCAATGTGCgtctgtttatttgtgtgcTGCATTTAAAGGCATCGAAATTTTAATATTCCGCTCGAGAAAACAAACCAATTCGCCctggttggatttaaaatggCTCTTGCCCATTGTCAACCCTAATCGAGAAACTTTATTTGGTATAAATTCTGTAGCTATAAAGATATTTTACGAATTAATTAAAGTTCGGTGGCGTTTCCATTTGCCCTTCTTTGACCCCTGTGATGCGTTCAGGAGTTGCTTCGGAATTTATGAAAACAAGTATTTTAAGTCATAGCTGCATTAATAACATGGGAGATCagtaattgatttattttaaacgTAAAGAGAACAGTCAGGCACTTGTTTAGTAATAcctgaaataaataattgccTCAATAATTACAGCTTTGTcctacatttcaaaatattgattAAAGAGTAAAAGCTAATTAGAATGAGCTGTACTTCATAaatataaaagtaaaataatcacaaattaaatttggttgGAATAAAGTTGTGtgaccatgatttttattCTCACCATgaaattgattttaattttagcACATGGTGAGACTGGCCCCAAGGTTGCTTCAGCGGACACTTGTTGCCAACATTGTTTTGCTCTTCTTCAATGCCGCTTTTCTTCTACGTAAAATGGCCAAGCTGCAGTCGGTGCCTACATGAGGAGCCTTCAAAGAACCCAGCTTGCGAAGGATCCTCGTAGTCGCAGCCTACGAATTTGGACACAGCTTTTGagacagggggaaaaaattgcaCACTTTCATTCTATTTCCAGAGCGTTTTTTTAGATTTCAAATTCTAGTACAACTTTCTGGAGAAGGGCAACGCAGGCCAAGCACATTTGTGAGTACAAGACTGTcataagaataataaaaaaaaaacaatatacacaaaggcaaaatgttttttggccGACATAGGATGAATATGATCAAGttgcattttcactttttttgttcccaTTTATAGCACTTGCTAATGTCTTAAAACTAGCAGTCTTAAAATATGTAATATTCGGATAAGGGTATAAGTCACGCACGCACTCAGAATATACGTAGCTCGACTTGTGTGACTCGTGTGTTATTTAGATAAGTTGcaagttaaatattttttccttaaGAATTAAAACCATCATGTTAATTGAggatgttttcctttttacaATCTAACAAGCTGGTagcaaactcaaggcccgggggtcaGGTCAGGTCCGGCCCGCCACTTGATTTTCATGGAGCCAATTGGTTCAAATTGGCGAGAGAAAccatataaaatgaaaatatttggaaaaataacattttgccTCATAtagcctggtgatcctgaaaggggtatccttccatctgtggtcccttctcaaggtttctcattttcccctgccaggggtttttgagtttttccttgcccttttgggagcttaagatcaggggatgctttgagaataattgtcaatttttgtctatgtgaagccctttgagactgcttgtgatttagggctatacaaatagacttgacttgacctcaTATAACCTTTCAACACTTACACGTACACTatgtttaaaatgatttttaggGCAAGTGACGCCATTTTAGTCCCAGTAATTTTGACGCGTCGAGTTGGGGAAGTATAAGTCCATTAGTGGACACCAAGTGGCCGCCtcctaagacaaaaaaaaaaaaaaaaggcattttggTGCTTGATCCATAGTCCACAAaagcaatattaatcagaaaacTGTGTTAGAACATATTAGAATCATcaattttgacttgacttaaatGATATACATTTTACATGATTTCTCTACTCTGTGGATTTTCATCTTCTACGACGTGGCCCGCAGCAAAATACAAGCTCGGCACCCCTGCTTTACAGTCGAAAGCGACTCCTCTAGAAACCACACCTCTATCTAGGTGTGCTCTCTAGAAAAAAATCCTCTTCACATTTGACAGTTGGACTACACACACCGATCCGGGACTTATCGTCCGATATGTCTTCGTCTCCCACGCTGAAGCAGGAGTCCTCCTCCGCCTGCAGCAGCTGGTGCTTACGCTTATGGAGCCTGAGGCTCTGCGAACGGCTGAAGCCCCGACCGCACACGTCGCAGTTGTACGGCCTCTCGCCCGTGTGGAGCCTCAAGTGATTCTTGAGGCTGGAGGAGCGCGTGAACGTCTTGTCGCACTCGGGGCAGTTCAGCTTGTCCCCGAAATGGGTTTTCTCATGTTCCCGCAAGCGCCCCGACTGGTTGAAGCTGCGCTCGCACATGGAGCAGTGGTAGGGTTTCTCGCCCGTGTGCGTAAGCCGGTGTCGGTTCATGGCGCCCGAGTGGGCGAAGCACTTGCCGCACTCGGGGCAGGCAAAGGGTTTCTCTCCTGTGTGGACCTTCTGGTGGCCTTTGAGCTGACCCTTCTGGGTGAACTGCTTTCCGCACAGGGAGCACTGGTAAGGTTTCTCGCCCGAGTGGATGCGCATGTGGATTTGCAGCGCCGACATCTTGTGGCAGTCTCTGCCGCATAAGCCGCAGCAGTACGAGCTTGTGATCCTGTTGTTCTTAGGCTGGTCCTTCACCTGGGAGGTCGGCGAGATGATTCCGCCTGATGCATCCTCACCGTCCTTTGGAGGTGctgcggaaaaaaaacaagcaagggACACTTAGGCCTACTATGCCACTGCACTTTCATATTAGCGGGTTTCATAGATGAGAGAATTAATTGACAACGATACACAACAAAAATTAATTGACTCTCGTTTTCAAAAGGCGGCTATTATTCAGAACCCGACAGAATCGTTGAAGAAATGCACCTACTGTTGATAACATCATCGTCTTCTTCTATTTCCTCCTTCAGGGAAGGTACATTTCCGTCCACGGCAGGACATTCT
This window harbors:
- the si:ch73-12o23.1 gene encoding lysosomal alpha-glucosidase; translated protein: MWNMRRATRGSVMVSYQLLKPEDVQLSEVNHLVEEDENPASRTEFASLLPRRMPCSTTTGLLVIGCLLLLLCGGWLLGTMFWLHRPSSLLPHGHPPPAKANATEARETCGLIPEAWRFDCYPEREVVVTREMCEVRNCCFIPASSKAQPSGSKGVPWCFYSPEFPSYSIESMKNTSLGMRVTLVKDVKTYYPADVMTLELDVRYETETRLRVRITDPSSPRYEVPIAVPAVAKKAETPDYSVELSKKPFGLVVRRISTGAVLLNTTVAPLLYADQFLQFSTSLPSEHIYGLGEHRSSFLHDVQWNTLTMWARDVPPMVKTNLYGVHPFYLGMEKESNAHGFFLLNSNAMDVVLQPAPALTWRTIGGILDFYVFLGPDPGSVVEQYLDVIGRPAMPIYWALGYHLCRWGYDSSNSTWEMVKRMRSYGIPQDVQWNDIDHMDRILDFTIDPTNFSTLPDMVKDLHHHNQRYVPIIDVGISSVQPEGSYWPYDEGLKKGVFIKDAEGKTLIGKVWPGLTVFPDFSNDVTHEWWYENLKRFHDQVPFDGLWIDMNEPSNFVDGSTNSCPSNKLDNPPYTPGVLGGVLKAKTVCASALQNQSTHYNLHSLYGLMEGKASANALRRILAKRPFVISRSTFPSQGMYTGHWLGDNRSQWPDLYSSIAGVLTFNLLGIPLVGADICGFSEQPQEELCIRWTQLGAFYPFARNHNAIDMKPQDPTAFSPFARVAMQQALLLRYSLFPLLYTLFHHAHAKGHTVARPLMFEFPKDTKTYSIDKQFLWGRSLLVTPVLDAGVTFVEGYFPKSLWYDYYTGDSINTSGEEVRLSAPLDKINLHLREGSIIPTQTPNLTLWVSSRQPLHLVAALSENGTACGDLFWDDGESLDTFENNQYAYIVFSVAQQTMSSQVLRTHLEASHITVQSVSFYGVKKKPSKVLVNSKDAAFAYRSNQVLTVADLDLNLNQNFTVSWL